From one bacterium genomic stretch:
- a CDS encoding NADP-dependent malic enzyme, whose product MKKLSQAEIDQLVAKARKPAADAMLLHPFYKGKYQVVPKCCIRDFNDFAIWYTPGVAAPCKDIQAHPEKSFEHTNRANTICVLTDGTRVLGLGDIGPEASMPVMEGKAILFKYLGGVDCVPIALRTKDPDEFIRTAKLLEPSFGGFNLEDISQPKCFRILDTLRAEMNVPVWHDDQQGTAAVTYAGLVNALKFVGKDIKKVKVAMLGAGAANIAIARVCITGGVTPANIIMCDSKGTLHKGRAELQQEFKEKWHMAEISNAENVKGTIVDAMKGADVLIALSKPGPDTVKPEWIKSMAKDPVIFVCANPIPEIWPWDAIEAGARVVATGRSDFPNQVNNSIGFPGIFRGTLDVQAKTITDEMCIAAALELAKVAEDRGLRADYIVPTMDDWEVFPREATAVGMKAIEQGVARLTMTREELLKKSTATIKAARETTQWMMKEGLIAAAPAS is encoded by the coding sequence ATGAAGAAACTCTCTCAGGCTGAGATCGACCAGCTCGTCGCCAAGGCCAGGAAACCCGCAGCCGACGCGATGCTGCTGCATCCCTTCTACAAGGGCAAGTACCAGGTCGTACCCAAATGCTGCATCCGCGACTTCAACGACTTCGCCATCTGGTACACGCCCGGCGTGGCCGCGCCCTGCAAAGACATCCAGGCGCATCCTGAGAAGTCATTCGAGCACACCAACCGCGCCAACACCATCTGCGTCCTGACCGACGGAACTCGCGTGCTGGGTTTGGGCGACATCGGACCCGAGGCCTCGATGCCGGTGATGGAAGGCAAGGCCATCCTGTTCAAGTACCTCGGCGGCGTGGATTGCGTGCCCATCGCTCTCCGCACCAAAGACCCGGACGAGTTCATCCGTACCGCCAAGCTGCTCGAGCCGTCGTTCGGCGGGTTCAACCTCGAAGACATCTCCCAGCCCAAGTGCTTCCGCATTCTCGACACCCTGCGCGCCGAGATGAACGTCCCGGTCTGGCATGACGACCAACAGGGCACGGCCGCCGTCACCTACGCCGGGCTCGTCAACGCGCTCAAGTTCGTGGGCAAGGATATCAAGAAGGTGAAGGTCGCGATGCTCGGCGCCGGGGCCGCGAACATCGCCATCGCCCGGGTCTGCATCACGGGCGGCGTGACCCCGGCCAACATCATCATGTGCGACTCCAAGGGCACCCTGCACAAAGGCAGGGCCGAGCTCCAGCAGGAGTTCAAGGAGAAGTGGCACATGGCCGAGATATCGAACGCCGAGAACGTCAAAGGCACAATCGTCGACGCGATGAAGGGCGCCGACGTGCTCATCGCGCTCTCCAAGCCGGGGCCGGACACTGTGAAACCGGAATGGATCAAGAGCATGGCCAAGGACCCGGTCATCTTCGTCTGCGCCAACCCGATCCCCGAAATCTGGCCGTGGGATGCGATTGAGGCAGGCGCGCGCGTAGTCGCGACCGGCCGCTCCGACTTCCCCAACCAGGTCAACAACTCCATCGGGTTCCCTGGCATCTTCCGCGGCACGCTCGACGTTCAGGCCAAGACCATCACCGACGAGATGTGCATCGCGGCCGCGCTTGAGCTGGCCAAAGTCGCCGAGGACCGCGGCCTGCGCGCGGATTACATCGTCCCGACCATGGACGACTGGGAAGTCTTCCCACGTGAAGCCACTGCCGTCGGTATGAAGGCCATTGAGCAGGGCGTCGCCCGCCTCACGATGACCCGCGAAGAACTCCTGAAGAAGTCCACTGCGACCATCAAAGCGGCCCGCGAGACGACACAGTGGATGATGAAGGAAGGCCTCATCGCCGCTGCGCCAGCGTCCTGA
- a CDS encoding acetate uptake transporter, protein MEEKLSNPAPLGLMAFGMTTVLLNLHNSGLFPLGTMILAMGIFYGGIAQVIAGVMEFRKGNTFGSVAFTSYGLFWLSLVGLIVMGKMGLPADSNGGMIAYFIAWGFFTFFMFIGTLKLNRGLQVIFGSLTLLFWLLAIRDITGSAAIGTVTGIEGIACGLSAVYLSVAEVLNEVYGRTVLPIGPVAK, encoded by the coding sequence ATGGAAGAGAAACTCTCTAATCCCGCACCGCTCGGACTGATGGCGTTCGGAATGACCACGGTCCTTCTGAACCTGCACAACTCCGGGTTATTCCCGCTCGGCACGATGATATTGGCCATGGGAATCTTCTACGGCGGCATTGCTCAGGTCATCGCCGGCGTGATGGAATTCCGCAAGGGCAACACCTTCGGCTCGGTGGCGTTCACCTCGTACGGCCTGTTCTGGCTGAGCCTGGTCGGGCTCATCGTGATGGGCAAGATGGGGCTGCCGGCCGACTCCAACGGCGGAATGATTGCCTATTTCATCGCCTGGGGATTCTTCACGTTCTTCATGTTTATCGGCACCCTCAAACTGAACCGCGGCCTGCAGGTTATCTTCGGCTCGCTGACGCTCCTGTTCTGGCTGCTCGCAATCCGCGATATCACCGGTTCAGCGGCAATAGGCACGGTTACGGGCATCGAAGGCATCGCCTGCGGCCTGAGCGCTGTGTACCTGTCCGTGGCCGAGGTATTGAACGAGGTCTACGGCCGAACCGTGCTGCCCATCGGTCCGGTCGCCAAGTGA
- the acs gene encoding acetate--CoA ligase: MAEEQVFQPPKELVENSNIMAFMKKHGIADLDALLKRAEDHDWYWGEQAKELEWFKPYTKVLDDSDAPFFKWFADGKFNIVHNCLDRHIKAGLGDRVAYIYEPEPTDQKVERWTYAMLYKEVNKLANAMKKLGVVKGDRVMVFMPMIPQCPIAMLACAKLGAIHSVVFSGFSSTSLRDRINDCEAKVLITTDGGYRRGKVVNLKGNADPGLVDCPSIKNVIVYKRAGNPVTMKPGRDLWWHDLTANELDECPTEQLDPESPLFMLYTSGTTGKPKGIVHIHGGYAVGTSSTLKFVFDIKPEKDVFWCAADVGWVTGHSYIVYAPLLLGCTSVLYEGAPDFPAPDRWWSIIAREKVTILYTSPTAIRMFMRFGEEYPKKHDLSTLRLLGSVGEPINPEAWRWYRKNIGADKLPIMDTWWQTETGNFMIAPLPITPLKAGTATRPLPGILADVVTGEGNPIKPMENGFGVLLKPWPAMLRTLYKDPARYKDAYWSRFPGKYLMGDSCTKDADGYFWFRGRADEVLNVAGHRLGTAEIESALVAHAAVAEAAVIGVPDPIKGDVPKAYVSLKVGFEKTDALKEELKKWVSTEIGPIARPDSIEFRDKLPKTRSGKIMRRLLKAEALGKDVGDVSTLDE; this comes from the coding sequence ATGGCCGAAGAGCAGGTATTCCAGCCCCCGAAGGAGTTGGTCGAGAACTCCAACATCATGGCCTTCATGAAGAAACACGGGATCGCGGATCTGGACGCGCTCCTCAAGCGCGCCGAAGACCACGACTGGTACTGGGGCGAGCAAGCCAAGGAGCTCGAGTGGTTCAAGCCCTACACCAAGGTCCTGGACGACTCCGACGCCCCGTTCTTCAAGTGGTTCGCGGACGGCAAGTTCAACATCGTCCACAACTGCCTCGACCGCCACATCAAGGCCGGCCTGGGCGACCGCGTCGCGTACATCTACGAGCCTGAGCCAACCGACCAGAAGGTCGAGCGTTGGACCTACGCCATGCTTTACAAGGAAGTCAACAAGCTGGCGAACGCGATGAAGAAGCTCGGCGTCGTGAAGGGCGACCGGGTCATGGTCTTCATGCCGATGATCCCTCAGTGTCCCATCGCGATGCTCGCCTGCGCGAAATTGGGCGCCATCCACTCGGTGGTGTTCTCAGGCTTCTCCTCCACTTCGCTGCGCGACCGCATCAACGACTGCGAAGCCAAGGTACTGATCACCACGGACGGCGGCTACCGCCGCGGCAAGGTGGTCAACCTGAAGGGCAACGCCGACCCGGGTCTGGTCGACTGCCCGTCAATCAAGAACGTCATCGTCTACAAACGCGCCGGCAACCCGGTAACGATGAAGCCGGGCCGCGACCTCTGGTGGCACGACCTCACCGCGAACGAGCTCGACGAGTGCCCGACCGAACAACTCGACCCCGAATCTCCCCTGTTCATGCTCTACACGTCGGGCACGACCGGCAAACCCAAGGGCATCGTCCACATCCACGGCGGCTACGCGGTCGGAACGTCCTCGACGCTCAAGTTCGTCTTCGACATCAAACCCGAGAAGGACGTCTTCTGGTGCGCGGCCGACGTCGGCTGGGTCACCGGCCACTCCTACATCGTCTACGCGCCGCTGTTACTCGGCTGCACCTCGGTGCTGTACGAAGGCGCGCCCGACTTCCCGGCCCCGGACCGCTGGTGGTCGATAATCGCCCGCGAGAAGGTCACGATTCTCTACACGTCGCCGACTGCGATCAGGATGTTCATGCGCTTCGGCGAGGAATACCCGAAGAAGCACGACCTCTCGACCCTCCGCCTGCTCGGGTCGGTCGGCGAGCCGATCAACCCGGAGGCATGGCGCTGGTACCGCAAGAACATCGGCGCGGACAAGCTGCCGATCATGGACACCTGGTGGCAGACCGAGACCGGCAACTTCATGATAGCGCCGCTCCCCATCACACCGCTGAAAGCCGGCACCGCCACCCGTCCGCTGCCCGGCATTCTCGCCGACGTGGTTACGGGCGAAGGCAATCCGATCAAGCCGATGGAGAACGGTTTCGGCGTGTTGCTGAAGCCATGGCCGGCGATGCTCCGCACGCTGTATAAGGACCCGGCGCGTTACAAGGATGCCTACTGGTCTCGTTTCCCGGGCAAGTACCTGATGGGCGACTCCTGCACGAAAGACGCGGACGGCTACTTCTGGTTCCGCGGGCGTGCCGACGAGGTACTCAACGTCGCCGGGCACCGGCTCGGCACCGCGGAGATCGAATCGGCGCTGGTCGCCCACGCCGCGGTTGCCGAGGCAGCCGTGATTGGCGTACCCGACCCGATCAAGGGCGACGTTCCGAAGGCGTACGTCTCCCTGAAGGTTGGCTTCGAGAAGACGGACGCGCTCAAGGAAGAGCTCAAGAAGTGGGTCTCGACCGAAATCGGGCCCATCGCCCGGCCCGACTCCATCGAGTTCCGGGACAAGCTGCCCAAGACCCGCTCGGGCAAGATCATGCGCCGGCTGCTCAAGGCCGAGGCCCTGGGCAAGGACGTCGGCGACGTTTCGACGCTGGACGAATAA
- a CDS encoding FlgD immunoglobulin-like domain containing protein — protein MRFLVGFLIVATAVSTFAFGQVESLPPPVVHGSSFEIISNSRYSSHSGFTSSLSDTVLSNVLWAMSRVPSFGSSYREIYVATPSNVYLYDTVAHVLNVYLAGNHRYSSNSAFEVGIAVERNEEAGLAAQAGLLAGDAFWSRGSGIVASCPMAFAASYADTAWHPNHTINLVDVFGHVSVTGLTDSCVAVSSDSTLPKPATDGSDTFELLVGSLGQDSTFDPAALPLPAVSQLLWAGYGVTPHMPTGKRGLTVPSAVANYYLTRKVYLVRDVGVDRYNNRLPPGTDLTTSDHRLEQVTAGDRRDSLRLACPGIPKAAPVYIVVCVADTTNSWHLLEAGFAGLQYLMQAHALGLQGRLTAPIQPNERAAIISALGLQSTDLPVVVFAVGRPVSAVEESARPLNTRLEAIMLRGGLLLRVRLVQSEPVRLAIYDPTGRLVRNWWAARLSAGEHSFQWDGKSDGRRSLRSGTYFCCLTTGASVHLTARLGLLH, from the coding sequence ATGAGATTCCTCGTTGGCTTCCTCATTGTTGCGACCGCGGTGAGCACGTTTGCGTTCGGACAGGTTGAAAGCCTGCCGCCGCCCGTGGTTCACGGTAGCTCATTTGAGATCATCTCCAATAGCCGCTACTCATCGCACTCGGGGTTCACCAGCTCTTTGTCCGATACCGTGCTGTCTAACGTGCTGTGGGCGATGAGCCGGGTACCGTCGTTCGGCAGCAGCTATCGTGAAATCTACGTCGCGACGCCGTCCAATGTCTATCTCTACGATACGGTTGCGCACGTCCTGAACGTGTACCTTGCCGGCAACCATCGCTACAGCTCCAATTCGGCTTTTGAGGTCGGCATTGCGGTCGAACGCAATGAGGAGGCGGGGCTGGCAGCCCAGGCCGGGCTCCTGGCCGGTGATGCGTTCTGGAGCCGGGGCAGCGGGATTGTGGCTTCCTGTCCGATGGCGTTCGCGGCTAGCTACGCTGACACTGCCTGGCACCCGAACCATACCATCAATCTGGTTGATGTGTTCGGTCATGTGTCGGTGACCGGGCTGACCGATTCCTGCGTGGCCGTCTCGTCGGACTCAACGCTGCCCAAACCCGCGACTGACGGGTCCGACACGTTCGAGTTGCTCGTTGGGAGCCTGGGTCAGGATTCGACATTCGACCCGGCCGCGTTGCCATTGCCGGCCGTCTCGCAGTTGCTTTGGGCCGGCTACGGGGTTACGCCTCACATGCCGACAGGCAAACGCGGCCTCACCGTTCCGTCGGCGGTCGCCAACTACTACCTGACCAGAAAGGTTTATTTGGTGCGCGACGTCGGCGTAGACCGCTACAACAACCGTCTGCCGCCCGGCACCGATCTGACGACGAGCGACCACAGGCTTGAGCAGGTGACTGCTGGCGACCGCCGCGACTCGCTTCGGTTGGCATGCCCCGGGATCCCGAAAGCGGCGCCGGTATACATTGTGGTCTGCGTCGCCGACACGACGAACTCGTGGCATTTACTGGAGGCCGGGTTCGCCGGGTTACAATACCTGATGCAAGCACATGCACTCGGCCTCCAGGGTCGGCTCACGGCTCCAATACAGCCGAACGAGCGGGCCGCGATCATCTCGGCCCTTGGGCTCCAGTCGACTGACCTACCAGTCGTGGTCTTCGCCGTTGGACGGCCGGTGTCCGCGGTTGAAGAGTCTGCGCGTCCTCTTAACACAAGACTCGAAGCCATCATGCTCAGGGGAGGGTTACTGCTGAGAGTCAGGCTGGTGCAATCCGAACCGGTTCGGCTGGCAATCTACGACCCCACCGGAAGACTGGTTCGGAACTGGTGGGCGGCTCGGCTTTCAGCCGGCGAGCACAGCTTCCAGTGGGATGGAAAGAGCGACGGCAGGCGCAGCCTGCGGTCCGGGACCTACTTCTGCTGTCTTACCACCGGCGCGTCAGTCCACCTGACCGCCCGCCTCGGCTTGCTCCACTAG
- the rpsM gene encoding 30S ribosomal protein S13 has protein sequence MARIAGIDLPDNKAILYALPHIYGIGSCTARRILAAAGIDPTRRTKDLSDDEVAAIRKEIDGGYKVEGELRAEVSGNIKRYIEIGSYRGDRHRKRLPVRGQRTRTNARTRKGPRKTTGVIKVKAAPAAPAAKPAAGGKA, from the coding sequence TTGGCTCGTATCGCGGGTATTGACCTGCCCGACAACAAAGCGATTCTCTACGCGCTGCCGCACATATATGGCATCGGCAGCTGTACGGCGCGCAGGATTCTGGCCGCGGCCGGGATCGATCCCACGCGTCGCACCAAGGATCTGAGTGACGACGAGGTGGCCGCCATCCGTAAGGAAATCGACGGTGGCTACAAAGTGGAGGGCGAGTTGCGGGCAGAGGTCTCCGGCAACATCAAACGCTACATCGAGATCGGCAGCTACCGCGGCGACAGACATCGGAAGCGCCTGCCGGTACGCGGTCAGCGGACTCGGACGAACGCGCGGACGCGCAAAGGGCCGCGCAAGACGACCGGCGTCATCAAGGTAAAGGCAGCGCCGGCAGCTCCGGCTGCGAAGCCGGCGGCCGGAGGTAAGGCGTAA
- the rpsK gene encoding 30S ribosomal protein S11 — MARKSIRKKVPLLCVAHVNTSFNNTIVTIADPTGAVVSWSSSGRVGFKGSKKGTPFAAGLCAEAAAKEAGSLGVKRLEVLVSGAGPGRESAIRSLQNAGLDIVSIRDITPIPHNGCRAPKQRRV, encoded by the coding sequence ATGGCGCGCAAGTCAATCCGCAAGAAAGTCCCACTTCTGTGTGTCGCCCACGTCAATACCAGTTTCAACAACACGATTGTGACGATTGCCGACCCGACCGGCGCGGTTGTTTCCTGGTCCAGCTCGGGCAGGGTAGGTTTCAAGGGTTCGAAGAAGGGGACGCCGTTCGCTGCCGGCCTCTGTGCGGAGGCGGCTGCCAAGGAAGCGGGTTCACTGGGAGTGAAGCGGCTTGAGGTCCTGGTGAGCGGCGCGGGACCGGGCCGAGAGTCGGCAATCCGGTCACTGCAGAACGCCGGCCTGGACATCGTCTCAATCCGCGACATAACACCGATTCCGCACAACGGCTGCCGAGCGCCAAAGCAGCGCCGCGTGTAG
- the rpsD gene encoding 30S ribosomal protein S4: MARYIGPKCKRCRRNREKLFLRGEKCLSDKCILMKRGEMPEVRGRRRVSAYSIQLREKQKLRVMYGILETQFHNYFTKAAKSKNTAAALVILLERRLDNVVFRMGFANSRSQARQFVRHGLITVNGRRISIPSYLTDAGDIIGVKGENGKKVISAILANKQQPGMSWLTVAADLGVGTVVRQPSPDDVKDIPCNTQLIVELYSK, encoded by the coding sequence ATGGCAAGATACATCGGACCGAAGTGTAAACGTTGCCGAAGAAACCGTGAGAAGCTGTTCCTGCGCGGAGAGAAGTGCCTGTCCGACAAGTGCATCCTGATGAAGCGCGGGGAGATGCCTGAGGTACGGGGACGGCGGCGGGTGTCCGCATACTCAATCCAGCTACGGGAGAAACAGAAGCTAAGGGTAATGTATGGCATACTCGAAACGCAGTTCCACAACTACTTCACCAAGGCGGCGAAGAGCAAGAACACCGCGGCGGCGCTCGTCATTCTGCTGGAGCGGCGGCTCGACAACGTGGTGTTCCGGATGGGGTTCGCCAATTCCCGGAGCCAGGCGCGGCAGTTCGTACGTCATGGCCTGATTACGGTCAACGGCCGCAGGATCAGCATCCCGTCCTACCTGACCGATGCTGGCGATATCATCGGCGTAAAGGGGGAGAACGGCAAAAAGGTCATAAGCGCGATTCTCGCGAACAAGCAACAGCCGGGCATGTCGTGGCTGACGGTCGCTGCGGACCTCGGGGTCGGGACCGTAGTGCGCCAGCCGAGTCCGGACGACGTCAAGGATATTCCGTGTAACACTCAGTTGATCGTGGAGCTGTACTCGAAATGA
- a CDS encoding DNA-directed RNA polymerase subunit alpha, with the protein MKLRPFTLPEKLDLDSGTATDSYGRFILAPLEKGWGATMGNSLRRALLSSVQGAAVTELRIDGVAHEFSTVDDVVEDVTEVVLNLKKLRLRLWSETPKLCHLHASGKREFLARDLTVPPEIVIANPDQRLLTISDSKRSLNMELLVENGRGYVKAERLKKNRTAPETTVFLDAFFSPVKRVNFWVESMRVLDRTDFERLVLEVWTDGTVRPDEALIQSGTILKNHMAVLVPAEKEPEFIAEEKLYQDRDKLVELLNQSIEELELSNRALNCLMKGRSKTSGERISIRTIGDLVQRSEKDMLDTENFGRKSLEELKKVLEDVGLSLGMDVSGLPLVEREPEKEKE; encoded by the coding sequence ATGAAGCTTAGACCTTTCACATTGCCAGAGAAGCTCGATCTTGACAGTGGAACCGCAACCGACTCCTACGGTCGGTTCATTCTGGCGCCGCTGGAGAAAGGCTGGGGCGCGACGATGGGCAATTCGCTGCGTCGCGCACTGCTGTCTTCGGTCCAGGGCGCTGCCGTTACCGAGCTGCGGATCGACGGTGTGGCGCACGAGTTCTCGACGGTCGACGACGTGGTCGAGGACGTGACTGAGGTAGTACTCAACCTCAAGAAGCTCAGACTCAGGCTCTGGTCAGAGACGCCGAAGTTGTGTCACCTGCATGCCTCGGGCAAACGTGAGTTTCTGGCGCGGGACCTGACGGTGCCGCCGGAGATAGTCATTGCCAACCCGGACCAGCGCCTGCTCACCATCTCGGACAGCAAGCGGTCGCTCAACATGGAACTGCTGGTCGAGAACGGTCGCGGCTACGTCAAGGCAGAGCGTCTTAAGAAGAACCGGACCGCGCCGGAGACGACCGTTTTTCTGGACGCGTTCTTCTCGCCGGTGAAGCGGGTTAATTTCTGGGTCGAGTCGATGCGCGTGCTCGACCGGACCGATTTCGAACGGCTCGTGCTCGAGGTCTGGACCGACGGCACGGTCCGGCCGGACGAAGCTCTCATCCAGTCGGGTACGATTCTCAAGAATCACATGGCCGTGCTGGTGCCGGCGGAGAAGGAGCCGGAATTCATCGCCGAAGAGAAGCTCTACCAGGACCGGGATAAGCTGGTCGAGCTCCTGAATCAGAGTATTGAGGAACTCGAGCTATCCAACCGGGCACTCAACTGCCTGATGAAGGGACGTTCGAAGACATCCGGTGAGCGGATTTCCATCCGGACGATCGGCGACCTCGTGCAGCGGAGCGAGAAGGACATGCTCGACACCGAGAACTTCGGCCGCAAGTCACTTGAGGAATTGAAGAAGGTGCTCGAGGACGTCGGCTTGTCCCTCGGGATGGATGTTTCCGGTCTGCCGCTGGTTGAGCGCGAGCCGGAAAAGGAAAAGGAGTAG
- the rplQ gene encoding 50S ribosomal protein L17, with the protein MRHGDKAKKLGRTAQHRKALMRNLVTALLEHERITTTLAKAKEARRYADRVVAQSLGNTVAARREVGRFVSDKTVLKKLFDVIAPRFAGRPGGFTRVLRLGPREGDAAEMAMLELVIREERHHEKKARAAVEKQRGGRKTKPDKKADDKSKARDESEE; encoded by the coding sequence TTGCGCCACGGAGACAAGGCGAAGAAGCTCGGCCGGACCGCCCAGCACCGCAAGGCGCTGATGCGCAACCTGGTGACCGCGCTGCTGGAGCATGAGCGGATAACGACAACACTGGCCAAGGCCAAAGAAGCGCGGCGCTACGCTGACCGCGTAGTCGCGCAGTCGCTCGGCAACACGGTCGCCGCGCGACGCGAGGTCGGCCGTTTCGTATCGGACAAGACAGTTCTGAAGAAGTTGTTCGACGTCATCGCGCCGCGGTTCGCGGGCCGCCCCGGTGGTTTCACCCGCGTGCTCCGGCTGGGGCCGCGTGAGGGTGATGCGGCCGAAATGGCTATGCTCGAACTGGTCATCCGTGAGGAACGGCACCACGAGAAGAAGGCCAGGGCGGCCGTGGAAAAACAGCGGGGCGGCAGGAAGACAAAACCGGACAAGAAGGCGGACGACAAGTCCAAGGCTCGCGACGAATCCGAAGAGTAG
- the panD gene encoding aspartate 1-decarboxylase, whose translation MLRCLVRSKIQRLTVTDKNLKYDGSLELDSRLLLAADIVPGELVQVVNVNNGCRFETYVIPARAGSGACVLNGAAARKGEVGDEVIVMALAWIADAESRQHRVACVNVDHRNRIKKSDRNSPRSG comes from the coding sequence ATGCTTCGGTGCCTGGTCCGGTCGAAAATCCAGCGACTGACGGTCACTGACAAGAACCTCAAGTACGACGGCAGCCTGGAGCTTGACTCCAGGCTGCTGCTTGCAGCCGACATCGTGCCGGGTGAACTCGTGCAGGTGGTCAACGTCAACAACGGTTGCCGCTTCGAGACCTACGTCATCCCGGCGCGGGCGGGTTCCGGAGCATGCGTGCTCAATGGCGCTGCGGCCCGGAAGGGCGAGGTCGGCGACGAGGTGATAGTTATGGCCCTGGCCTGGATCGCCGACGCCGAGTCACGCCAGCACCGAGTGGCTTGCGTCAACGTCGACCATCGCAATCGCATCAAGAAAAGTGACCGCAATAGTCCTCGCAGCGGGTAA
- a CDS encoding NTP transferase domain-containing protein, producing the protein MTAIVLAAGKSKRMGTPVPKVLLPLDGRPLLGHVLDSARAAGISRMIVVVGTQKEQVMAAFDQAGVEFVVQGGQRGTADAVLACRDRLTDDEECVVLCGDAPLIRPETIQRLVRARQASGAAVVVFTARLADPFGYGRVVRASGDSIDRIVEQRDASPDILAINEVNSGAYSFRWGDVLPALERIRPSAVSGEYYLTDLVREVRAEGGQAVAVLAADPDEMLGANTPDELAALERGLVARREQSAR; encoded by the coding sequence GTGACCGCAATAGTCCTCGCAGCGGGTAAGAGCAAGCGAATGGGGACGCCGGTCCCCAAGGTGCTCCTGCCACTCGACGGACGTCCGTTGCTGGGACATGTTCTGGACTCAGCCCGCGCAGCCGGAATCTCGCGCATGATAGTGGTTGTCGGTACTCAGAAGGAGCAGGTCATGGCTGCGTTCGACCAGGCTGGCGTCGAATTCGTGGTGCAGGGCGGGCAGCGCGGCACGGCTGACGCAGTTCTCGCCTGTCGCGACCGACTGACCGACGACGAGGAGTGCGTGGTGCTCTGTGGCGACGCGCCCTTGATTCGGCCCGAGACAATCCAGAGGCTGGTGCGGGCTAGGCAGGCATCGGGCGCGGCGGTCGTCGTTTTCACGGCCCGGCTGGCAGATCCATTCGGTTACGGCCGGGTTGTCCGTGCCTCCGGTGATTCAATCGACCGGATCGTCGAGCAGCGGGATGCGTCTCCGGACATTCTGGCGATCAACGAGGTCAATTCGGGAGCCTATTCCTTTCGCTGGGGTGATGTCTTGCCAGCGCTGGAGAGAATCCGTCCGAGCGCCGTATCCGGCGAGTACTACCTCACCGATCTGGTTCGTGAGGTTCGGGCGGAGGGCGGGCAAGCGGTGGCGGTCCTGGCCGCAGATCCGGACGAGATGCTCGGGGCCAACACGCCGGACGAGCTGGCCGCGCTCGAACGGGGCCTTGTCGCGCGCCGGGAGCAAAGTGCGCGTTGA
- a CDS encoding LytR C-terminal domain-containing protein — MSRVLPWLVLVVLVLAIGASIAWRALPEEEAEPDVRSLRLEVVNGSGTPRAGRAVADELQMRGLDVYAVRTESRRAARTAVVDLREHDGRNAKSVARVLSVQRHWRKLPLGPRYAPDTRVEIDSARYLEVRLVVGDDYRIFFPNVVPLY; from the coding sequence TTGAGCCGAGTATTGCCCTGGCTGGTGCTTGTCGTTCTGGTGCTGGCCATCGGAGCCTCGATCGCGTGGAGGGCTCTGCCGGAAGAAGAGGCTGAGCCGGATGTGAGATCGCTGAGGCTGGAAGTCGTCAACGGGAGCGGCACGCCGCGGGCAGGCCGGGCGGTGGCCGACGAGCTGCAGATGCGCGGGTTGGATGTCTACGCGGTCAGAACCGAGAGCCGGCGCGCAGCGCGGACCGCTGTCGTAGACCTGCGCGAGCACGACGGCAGAAACGCCAAGTCGGTCGCACGTGTGCTGTCGGTACAGCGGCACTGGCGGAAACTGCCCCTGGGACCGAGATACGCTCCTGATACGCGGGTCGAGATTGACTCGGCCCGCTACCTCGAGGTGCGGCTGGTGGTCGGTGACGACTACCGTATTTTCTTCCCAAACGTCGTTCCCCTGTACTGA
- the rsfS gene encoding ribosome silencing factor yields MTAARLAKRAATIILGKLGEDVVVLDLRGRSPLADYFVIATANSTIHAQAIADELAQELKRDGERTHHVEGVENGAWILLDYFSVVVHIFCGETRQFFGLERLWGDAPCQTFTDTNGKN; encoded by the coding sequence ATGACGGCGGCAAGGCTGGCGAAGCGCGCGGCGACGATCATACTGGGGAAACTCGGCGAGGACGTCGTCGTGCTCGACCTGCGCGGCCGCTCGCCGCTCGCCGACTACTTCGTCATCGCGACGGCCAACTCGACAATCCACGCCCAGGCGATCGCCGACGAACTGGCGCAGGAGCTGAAACGCGACGGGGAGCGGACGCACCACGTCGAGGGCGTGGAAAATGGTGCGTGGATACTTCTTGACTATTTCAGCGTTGTCGTGCATATTTTCTGCGGTGAGACCCGCCAGTTTTTCGGTCTGGAACGGCTCTGGGGCGATGCTCCGTGCCAGACCTTCACCGATACGAATGGCAAGAACTAA